The following coding sequences lie in one Lolium perenne isolate Kyuss_39 chromosome 2, Kyuss_2.0, whole genome shotgun sequence genomic window:
- the LOC127328798 gene encoding uncharacterized protein, translating into MQIALREHVLVFHLIRCQDNIYPLRQFLKNKDVTFVGVDIRTDHKLLYKQWLYIPPGKHLDLQDMLKIPGYGNRAGMVTMASELIHPMYTGMKDKFVMDHDKFEGHNYWEWKPLSDMNLEYASIDGYVSYELARIVTIVNQGLHP; encoded by the exons ATGCAGATAGCTTTGAGGGAGCACGTTCTCGTCTTCCACTTGATCAG GTGCCAGGACAATATATACCCGCTAAGGCAATTCCTGAAGAATAAGGATGTCACATTTGTAGGTGTGGACATAAGGACTGACCACAAGTTGCTTTACAAGCAATGGTTGTATATTCCACCTGGAAAGCATCTGGACCTCCAGGATATGTTGAAAATACCAGGTTATGGTAACAGGGCTGGCATGGTTACTATGGCTTCCGAGCTCATCCACCCCATGTACACCGGCATGAAGGATAAGTTTGTGATGGACCACGACAAATTCGAAGGCCATAATTACTGGGAATGGAAGCCTCTATCCGATATGAACCTGGAGTATGCTTCCATTGATGGTTATGTCTCCTATGAACTCGCCCGCATTGTGACTATAGTGAACCAGGGACTGCATCCCTAG